One region of Candidatus Dadabacteria bacterium genomic DNA includes:
- a CDS encoding non-heme iron oxygenase ferredoxin subunit, protein MSDYKKAAKVSDIPEGEVESFFIDGDAIAICSVEGNFYAFRDECTHQCFTLSDGDLDGERITCCYHGAEFNVRTGEVLCLPAVEPLEIYPVKIDGDDILVKLDD, encoded by the coding sequence GTGTCCGACTATAAGAAAGCAGCAAAGGTTTCAGACATACCTGAAGGAGAAGTGGAATCTTTTTTCATCGATGGAGATGCGATTGCCATATGCAGCGTAGAGGGGAATTTCTACGCCTTTCGGGATGAATGCACCCACCAGTGTTTTACTCTTTCAGACGGCGACCTTGACGGAGAACGCATCACCTGCTGTTATCATGGGGCTGAGTTCAACGTCAGAACCGGAGAGGTGCTTTGCCTTCCGGCGGTCGAACCCCTAGAGATCTACCCGGTAAAGATTGACGGGGACGACATACTTGTAAAACTCGATGACTGA
- the sufD gene encoding Fe-S cluster assembly protein SufD, whose protein sequence is MAIVFDGTRESYVERLSEFLDSEQKNAPEWVNTLRREAISGFAELGFPTLSDEEWRFTNLEALRRGSFSIAENGISGVSKKSVDSYGFPGLDCPRLVFVNGRFAPSLSDTVDAGKGILVKSLSEAISEQGDLVKDHLARYADYEKDAFISLNTSYFEDGVFVYVPDGTVFEQPVHVLHVSTDEGRPLFINPRNLIIVGQSSVAKVIEHYVSASQSVYFSNVVTEVVCGENANLEHYRLEFESQKAFNFSTLRVNQQKNSNIASHSVLCGGAIVRNNVHPVLAGEGCNSDIYGLFISEGRQHMDNFMRVEHASPHCDSRQFYNGVLDGRSKGVFHGRILVHEGAEKTDAKQTNRNLLLSDTAQIDTKPQLEIYNDDVKCTHGATIGQMDEEALFYLRSRGISARQAKIIMLQAFTGETLEHMSIDSVREALESVVMKWFEQRLENGKAR, encoded by the coding sequence ATGGCTATTGTTTTTGACGGTACACGCGAAAGTTACGTCGAGAGACTCTCTGAGTTTCTCGATAGCGAGCAAAAAAATGCCCCCGAGTGGGTAAACACCCTTCGCCGTGAGGCGATTTCAGGATTCGCTGAACTTGGATTTCCGACGCTTTCTGACGAAGAGTGGAGATTCACCAATCTTGAGGCACTTCGGAGAGGTTCTTTTTCAATTGCCGAGAATGGAATCTCCGGGGTTTCTAAAAAATCCGTGGATTCCTACGGGTTTCCCGGGCTTGATTGCCCGAGGCTTGTATTTGTAAACGGTCGTTTCGCTCCTTCCCTTTCAGACACTGTAGATGCCGGGAAAGGAATACTGGTAAAAAGCCTGTCGGAGGCAATCTCTGAGCAAGGCGATCTTGTGAAGGACCACTTGGCGAGGTACGCAGATTATGAAAAAGACGCGTTTATTTCCCTTAACACGTCCTATTTTGAAGACGGAGTGTTTGTTTACGTTCCCGACGGAACCGTCTTCGAACAACCCGTACACGTTCTTCACGTATCGACAGATGAAGGCCGTCCTTTGTTCATAAATCCGAGAAATCTCATCATAGTCGGGCAAAGTTCGGTCGCCAAGGTAATAGAACATTACGTGTCGGCATCCCAGAGCGTCTATTTCTCAAATGTGGTCACGGAAGTTGTCTGCGGAGAAAACGCGAATCTTGAGCACTACAGACTTGAGTTTGAAAGCCAGAAGGCGTTTAATTTCTCCACACTTAGGGTAAATCAGCAGAAAAACAGCAACATCGCTTCTCACTCGGTTCTCTGCGGAGGGGCCATAGTGAGGAACAATGTTCATCCCGTTTTGGCCGGAGAAGGATGCAACTCCGACATTTACGGCCTTTTCATATCCGAGGGACGCCAGCACATGGATAACTTCATGCGGGTTGAGCACGCGAGTCCTCATTGCGACAGCCGCCAGTTCTATAACGGCGTACTTGATGGTCGCTCAAAGGGGGTTTTTCACGGAAGGATCCTGGTTCACGAAGGCGCCGAGAAGACAGATGCGAAGCAGACCAACAGGAACCTTCTTCTCTCTGACACGGCCCAGATAGACACGAAGCCTCAGCTTGAAATATACAACGACGACGTAAAGTGCACCCATGGCGCTACGATCGGGCAGATGGATGAAGAAGCCCTTTTTTACCTGCGTTCAAGGGGAATCTCAGCAAGGCAGGCAAAAATCATAATGCTCCAGGCCTTTACTGGCGAGACCCTAGAGCATATGTCAATTGACTCCGTGAGAGAAGCCCTTGAGAGCGTGGTCATGAAATGGTTTGAACAAAGGCTTGAAAACGGCAAAGCGAGGTAG
- the sufC gene encoding Fe-S cluster assembly ATPase SufC, with protein sequence MLEVKNLHVQVDDKEILKGMNITVAPGEVHSIMGPNGSGKSTLAQVLAGKEAYEVTEGEVTFQGKDLLDLEPEERACEGIFLAFQYPVEIPGVANTYLLREALNAKREYRDEKPLKHVEFGKLAREKMKALGIDEDLLKRSVNTGFSGGEKKRNEIFQMQILEPTLAVLDETDSGLDIDALKIVANGVNSMRDSGRSFIVITHYQRLLNYIVPDFVHVMVDGKIVRSGGKELAHELEEKGYAGF encoded by the coding sequence ATGCTCGAGGTGAAAAACCTGCATGTGCAGGTAGATGACAAGGAAATACTGAAAGGAATGAACATTACTGTGGCGCCCGGGGAGGTCCACTCCATAATGGGCCCGAACGGTTCGGGAAAGAGCACCCTTGCCCAGGTTCTTGCAGGTAAGGAAGCTTACGAAGTTACCGAGGGGGAAGTAACTTTTCAGGGCAAGGATCTTCTCGATCTTGAGCCCGAGGAAAGGGCGTGCGAAGGGATATTTCTGGCTTTCCAGTACCCCGTAGAGATTCCGGGGGTTGCGAACACTTATCTTCTTCGCGAGGCTCTTAATGCAAAAAGGGAGTACCGGGATGAAAAACCGCTTAAGCACGTTGAGTTCGGCAAGCTTGCCAGAGAGAAAATGAAAGCGCTCGGTATTGACGAGGATCTTCTTAAAAGGTCCGTGAACACGGGGTTCTCGGGTGGAGAGAAGAAAAGGAACGAGATATTCCAGATGCAAATACTCGAACCGACGCTGGCGGTGCTTGACGAGACGGATTCCGGTCTTGACATAGATGCGCTCAAGATAGTGGCAAACGGGGTGAATTCGATGAGGGACTCTGGACGTTCCTTTATAGTGATAACCCATTACCAGCGACTTCTTAACTATATAGTTCCCGATTTTGTCCACGTGATGGTTGATGGAAAAATCGTAAGATCGGGAGGAAAGGAACTTGCCCACGAGCTTGAGGAAAAAGGTTACGCCGGGTTTTAA
- the sufB gene encoding Fe-S cluster assembly protein SufB, protein MSVDLEKLAQEEYKYGFVTDVEQEIAPKGLNENIIRMISSKKNEPEWLLEWRLGAYERWKKMKEPRWAFLRYPEIDFNDISYYAAPKSNPRPKSLDEIDPEIKETYDKLGIPLEEQKMLAGVAVDAVFDSVSVFTTFKEKLAEEGVIFCSISEAVEEYPDLVRKYLGSVVPRGDNFYAALNSAVFTDGSFVYIPKGVRCPMELSTYFRINAENTGQFERTLIIAEEGSYVSYLEGCTAPQRDQNQLHAAVVELIAHNDATIKYSTIQNWYPGDKQGKGGIYNFVTKRGRCVGRSSRISWTQVETGSAITWKYPSCVLEGDNSVGEFYSVALTNRRQQADTGTKMVHVGKNTSSTIISKGISAGEGQNIYRGLVEIGKNAEKARNYTQCDSMLIGDRCGAHTFPYIEVRNSTAHMEHEASTSKIGEDQMFYCRQRGLSAEDAVSLIVNGFCKEVFKELPFEFAVEAEKLLSVSLEGSVG, encoded by the coding sequence ATGAGCGTTGACCTTGAAAAACTCGCGCAGGAGGAATACAAGTACGGATTCGTAACTGATGTAGAGCAGGAGATTGCCCCCAAGGGGCTTAACGAAAATATAATCAGGATGATCTCCTCCAAGAAGAATGAACCTGAGTGGCTTCTCGAATGGCGCCTCGGAGCTTATGAGCGCTGGAAGAAGATGAAAGAGCCTAGATGGGCTTTTCTAAGGTATCCGGAAATAGATTTTAACGACATAAGTTATTACGCCGCGCCGAAAAGCAATCCCAGGCCGAAGAGCCTTGACGAGATAGACCCGGAGATAAAGGAGACCTACGACAAGCTCGGTATTCCGCTTGAGGAGCAGAAGATGCTGGCAGGCGTCGCCGTCGACGCGGTTTTCGACAGCGTTTCCGTCTTTACCACTTTCAAGGAAAAACTCGCCGAGGAAGGGGTTATTTTCTGCTCTATATCCGAGGCGGTGGAAGAATATCCCGATCTTGTGCGCAAGTATCTGGGTTCGGTCGTGCCGCGCGGGGATAATTTCTATGCGGCTTTGAATTCCGCGGTCTTTACGGACGGTTCCTTCGTCTATATTCCCAAGGGAGTAAGGTGCCCAATGGAGCTTTCTACTTATTTCCGTATAAACGCCGAGAACACCGGACAGTTCGAAAGAACTCTTATAATCGCCGAGGAGGGCAGCTACGTAAGCTATCTTGAGGGTTGCACAGCTCCGCAGAGAGACCAAAACCAGCTCCATGCCGCGGTGGTTGAACTCATAGCCCATAATGACGCCACCATAAAGTATTCGACAATACAGAACTGGTACCCGGGAGACAAGCAGGGCAAGGGCGGAATATACAATTTCGTAACCAAACGGGGAAGATGCGTCGGCAGGAGTTCAAGGATTTCCTGGACGCAGGTTGAAACCGGTTCCGCTATTACCTGGAAATACCCGAGTTGCGTTCTTGAAGGGGATAATTCGGTCGGGGAGTTTTACTCCGTTGCCCTTACAAACAGGCGCCAGCAGGCCGACACCGGAACCAAGATGGTTCACGTGGGAAAAAACACCAGCAGCACGATTATTTCCAAGGGCATTTCCGCGGGCGAGGGGCAGAACATATACAGGGGACTTGTTGAAATTGGTAAAAATGCCGAGAAGGCGAGAAATTACACGCAGTGCGACTCGATGCTTATAGGGGACCGCTGCGGAGCACACACTTTTCCATATATAGAGGTCAGAAACTCCACGGCCCACATGGAGCACGAGGCTTCTACCTCTAAAATAGGTGAGGACCAGATGTTTTACTGTCGCCAGAGAGGGCTTTCCGCCGAAGACGCGGTTTCGCTCATAGTAAACGGTTTCTGCAAGGAAGTTTTCAAGGAGTTGCCGTTTGAGTTCGCGGTTGAAGCTGAAAAACTGTTGAGCGTAAGTCTTGAGGGAAGCGTGGGTTAA
- a CDS encoding Rrf2 family transcriptional regulator, with protein MQVSRTLDYAVRCLIHMGGNPGFKFSMRQISETQHIPQNYLAKVMRRLVNRGILRSKVGPEGGYMLRKSPYELSLREVYEAIEGEIRIVDCMDEDGPCALYENCGQLPLWDKLKVSMIRILEDTTIGDMVEEVRGGRSH; from the coding sequence ATGCAGGTAAGCAGAACACTTGATTACGCCGTCAGATGCCTTATCCATATGGGAGGTAATCCGGGGTTTAAGTTCAGCATGAGGCAGATATCCGAGACCCAGCACATTCCGCAAAATTACTTAGCTAAAGTAATGAGAAGGCTCGTTAATCGCGGGATACTCAGGTCGAAGGTGGGACCCGAGGGCGGATACATGCTCCGCAAGTCCCCGTACGAGCTCAGCCTGAGAGAGGTATACGAAGCCATAGAGGGAGAGATAAGGATAGTCGACTGCATGGACGAAGACGGTCCCTGTGCCCTTTATGAGAACTGCGGGCAGCTCCCTCTCTGGGATAAGCTCAAGGTTTCGATGATAAGGATTCTTGAAGATACCACTATCGGGGACATGGTGGAGGAAGTTCGGGGCGGCAGAAGTCACTAA
- a CDS encoding cytochrome c: MIEKVFRRKKLLIAVLIIGAGLYFVLGRYDVSATKPHPAIVSMAFHSVTERSIQRNSANLKIPYDINDENIYVKGFREYEHMCAQCHGAPGVEPLPIGKGLFPEPPKFPSEELNEYSLKDIFWVTKNGVKMTGMPAYGPTHEDETIWAVAIFLDRSRSLSEAEYRKLRDKYLDTHR; encoded by the coding sequence ATGATTGAAAAAGTATTTAGAAGAAAAAAATTACTGATAGCGGTTTTGATAATAGGCGCCGGACTTTATTTTGTTCTCGGACGTTACGACGTCTCGGCTACAAAGCCGCATCCGGCCATTGTAAGCATGGCCTTCCACAGCGTTACCGAAAGATCGATACAAAGAAACTCTGCGAATCTAAAGATTCCCTACGACATCAATGACGAGAACATTTATGTGAAGGGTTTTAGGGAATATGAGCATATGTGCGCTCAGTGCCATGGAGCGCCCGGAGTCGAGCCTTTACCGATCGGCAAAGGTCTTTTTCCCGAACCTCCCAAATTTCCTAGCGAAGAACTCAATGAATACTCTCTTAAGGATATTTTCTGGGTCACCAAGAACGGGGTTAAGATGACGGGAATGCCCGCTTACGGACCCACGCACGAAGACGAGACGATCTGGGCAGTCGCCATATTTCTTGACAGGTCGAGAAGTTTATCCGAAGCGGAATATAGAAAGCTCAGGGATAAGTATTTGGATACGCACCGCTAA